One Burkholderia thailandensis E264 genomic window carries:
- a CDS encoding ATPase: MNLDQAESRHDTQIAHLPEPQSLRTYRARQAARLPAAPRTLAETGLDEAFIAALLLKSMLAHGRSSLTEIVERHCLPPVVLDEVLTFLACERLIEVTHRGLSDIDLTLRLTDLGRALALEEKARNSYCGPAPVTHDAYVANVAAHSVRHVTITRADAHAAFDGIVIEPEMLDSAAASLNAGRPLLIHGPAGSGKTYLAERLGSLLRGNVPIPYAIYASGEIIKIHDPLVHVDAPRAADGANGDRRWRLCRRPVVLSGGELTLAELDLRRDDSTGYYQAPPHVKANTGLYIVDDLGRQRIAPRDLLNRWLLPLDRNVDQLTFQSGVRLEMPFDVWPVFSSNLTPAQFSDDAFLRRLGSKLHVGPLPVERYRDVYDANCAALALGSDASTFDYLLRYLHEPARMPFLACYPGDLLRLVAAAVRYRGDAPVVTPQALHEAWRSFFGSAPDEPPFTPPDADRDW; this comes from the coding sequence ATGAACCTGGATCAAGCAGAATCGCGGCACGACACGCAGATCGCCCATCTGCCCGAGCCGCAATCGCTGCGCACGTACCGCGCGAGGCAAGCCGCGCGCCTGCCGGCCGCGCCGCGCACGCTCGCGGAAACCGGCCTGGACGAAGCCTTCATCGCGGCGCTGCTGCTGAAATCGATGCTCGCGCACGGACGCTCGAGCCTCACCGAGATCGTCGAGCGCCACTGCCTGCCGCCCGTCGTGCTCGACGAAGTGCTGACGTTCCTCGCGTGCGAGCGCCTGATCGAAGTCACGCACCGCGGCCTGTCCGACATCGACCTGACGCTGCGCCTGACCGATCTCGGCCGCGCGCTCGCGCTCGAGGAGAAGGCGCGCAACAGCTATTGCGGCCCGGCGCCCGTCACGCACGACGCGTACGTCGCGAACGTCGCCGCGCATTCGGTGCGCCACGTGACGATCACGCGCGCCGACGCGCACGCGGCGTTCGACGGCATCGTGATCGAGCCGGAGATGCTCGACTCGGCCGCCGCGTCGCTGAACGCCGGCCGGCCGCTGCTGATCCACGGCCCCGCGGGCAGCGGCAAAACGTATCTCGCCGAGCGCCTCGGCTCGCTGCTGCGCGGCAACGTGCCGATTCCGTACGCGATCTATGCGTCGGGCGAGATCATCAAGATTCACGATCCGCTCGTGCACGTCGACGCGCCGCGCGCGGCCGACGGCGCGAACGGCGACCGCCGCTGGCGCCTGTGCCGCCGGCCCGTCGTGCTTTCGGGCGGCGAGCTGACGCTCGCCGAGCTCGACCTGCGCCGCGACGATTCGACGGGCTACTACCAGGCGCCGCCGCACGTGAAGGCGAACACGGGCCTCTATATCGTCGACGACCTCGGCCGCCAGCGCATCGCGCCGCGCGACCTGCTGAACCGCTGGCTGCTGCCGCTCGATCGCAACGTCGATCAGCTCACGTTCCAAAGCGGCGTGCGCCTCGAAATGCCGTTCGACGTGTGGCCTGTGTTCTCGAGCAACCTCACGCCCGCGCAATTCAGCGACGACGCGTTCCTGCGGCGGCTCGGCTCGAAGCTGCACGTCGGGCCGCTGCCCGTCGAGCGCTACCGCGACGTCTACGACGCGAATTGCGCGGCGCTCGCGCTCGGCTCGGATGCGTCGACCTTCGACTACCTGCTGCGATACCTGCACGAACCCGCACGGATGCCGTTTCTCGCGTGCTACCCGGGCGACCTGCTGCGGCTCGTCGCGGCGGCGGTGCGCTATCGCGGCGACGCACCCGTGGTCACGCCGCAGGCGCTGCACGAGGCGTGGCGCAGTTTCTTCGGCTCGGCGCCCGACGAACCGCCGTTCACCCCGCCGGATGCGGATCGCGATTGGTAG
- the cpaB gene encoding Flp pilus assembly protein CpaB — translation MKNSRAFTMLAIAILAGLAAVAFASRWLVQTSSSAVTPVAVAATDVNLGEPLGPNQLRIVNWPTASVPPGAFTDLKSLEGRVVRTSLARGEPVLGTKLAPVGTKGGLSAVIAPGDRAITVRVNDVVGVAGFALPGNYVDVIVNTQEQSKADPQQSISKIVLEKILVLAVAQQVSRDDTAPKVVNAVTLEVTPDQAEKLDLARSVGTLSLVLRNQVDKSALTTEGATKRTLLGQPAAAPIALPAAQPRPMRTRVVAHARVAAGRDCVGVLSGVKGSVECF, via the coding sequence ATGAAAAACAGTCGCGCATTCACGATGCTCGCCATCGCCATTCTGGCGGGGCTGGCCGCCGTCGCCTTCGCTTCGCGATGGCTCGTGCAGACCTCGAGCAGCGCCGTCACGCCCGTCGCGGTCGCCGCGACCGACGTGAACCTCGGCGAGCCGCTCGGCCCGAACCAGTTGCGCATCGTCAACTGGCCGACGGCGAGCGTGCCGCCCGGCGCGTTCACCGATCTCAAGTCCCTCGAAGGCCGCGTGGTGCGCACGAGCCTCGCGCGCGGCGAGCCCGTGCTCGGCACGAAGCTCGCGCCCGTCGGCACGAAGGGCGGCCTGTCCGCCGTGATCGCCCCGGGAGACCGCGCGATCACCGTGCGCGTGAACGACGTCGTCGGCGTCGCGGGCTTCGCGCTGCCGGGCAACTACGTCGACGTGATCGTCAACACGCAGGAGCAATCGAAGGCCGATCCGCAACAAAGCATCTCGAAGATCGTGCTCGAGAAGATCCTCGTGCTCGCCGTCGCGCAGCAGGTGAGCCGCGACGACACCGCACCGAAGGTCGTCAACGCGGTCACGCTCGAAGTCACGCCCGATCAGGCCGAGAAGCTCGATCTCGCGCGCAGCGTCGGCACGCTGTCGCTCGTGCTGCGCAACCAGGTCGACAAGAGCGCGCTGACCACCGAAGGCGCGACGAAGCGCACGCTGCTCGGCCAGCCGGCGGCCGCGCCCATCGCCCTACCCGCCGCGCAACCTCGCCCCATGCGCACGCGCGTCGTCGCGCATGCGCGCGTCGCGGCCGGCCGCGACTGCGTCGGCGTGCTGTCCGGCGTGAAGGGCAGCGTCGAATGTTTCTGA
- a CDS encoding type II and III secretion system protein family protein, whose translation MDTKSQLFRPARSRVVRNAALAAACCAGLFTALAAAAQDAIENAALAKSTAAAPMAIGRGPMQMTISMAPVPAAGAAAAAAAAAAPLRGPNCVGAMGESTSVSVPLGKSLLVPLDEPVRNRTIGNPAVAQATMVSPRTLYLVGMSVGTTNMIVQGKSGACRIIDVAVGADAGGLQASLRQLMPRERDIRVSTAADTIVLAGNVSSAQAAQQAVAIAKAYSDRTNAGALGGGGGGTRAGVLNMLTVTSPQQVMLEVKVAEVSKTLINQMGSAVNLQGGFGSWTGALVTSLLTGVGNGIAVSKSNKLPLNGSIDAQNTDQPVKILAEPRLVTISGQEATFLAGGKIFIPVPQSSGVGTSTITLQQEEFGVGLKFTPTVLSNGRINLKVAPEVSELSPTGVTLSAANVGGVSILPLITTRRASTTVQMNDGETFAIGGLIKDNAQGTLKALPGIGELPVLGALFRSTSFQQDRTELVFIITPHLVKPLAAADVPLPTDSFTQPNEADVYATGNMEGRGGLRQHGVAPGAAAPANAAPANAAPTNAAPAGAAPAAVAPAAPAAAAAPAKDAPASPAPEQHAPAAAQTSAPAPQPAAPPRASATVQAPPPALPSAVATARRQGSRAAAPEPAPTAVTASPVPAASPAPAALAAPAAAGATAKRQGAQPQQQLANAGAIAPAVDR comes from the coding sequence ATGGACACCAAATCGCAACTTTTCCGGCCGGCGCGCTCGCGCGTCGTGCGCAACGCGGCGCTCGCCGCCGCGTGCTGCGCCGGACTCTTCACCGCCCTCGCCGCAGCCGCGCAGGACGCCATCGAGAATGCCGCGCTCGCGAAGAGCACGGCGGCCGCGCCGATGGCGATCGGCCGCGGGCCGATGCAGATGACGATCAGCATGGCGCCCGTGCCCGCCGCCGGCGCAGCAGCCGCGGCGGCGGCCGCCGCCGCGCCGCTGCGCGGTCCGAACTGCGTCGGCGCGATGGGCGAATCGACGAGCGTGAGCGTGCCGCTCGGCAAATCGCTGCTCGTGCCGCTCGACGAGCCGGTGCGCAACCGCACGATCGGCAACCCGGCCGTCGCGCAGGCGACGATGGTGTCGCCGCGCACGCTCTACCTCGTCGGCATGTCGGTCGGCACGACGAACATGATCGTCCAGGGCAAGAGCGGCGCGTGCCGGATCATCGACGTCGCGGTCGGCGCGGACGCGGGCGGCCTGCAGGCGTCGCTGCGCCAGCTGATGCCGCGCGAGCGCGACATTCGCGTGTCGACCGCGGCGGACACGATCGTGCTCGCGGGCAACGTGTCGAGCGCGCAGGCCGCGCAGCAGGCGGTCGCGATCGCGAAGGCGTACAGCGACCGCACGAACGCCGGCGCGCTCGGCGGCGGCGGCGGCGGCACGCGCGCCGGCGTGCTAAACATGCTGACCGTCACGTCGCCGCAGCAGGTGATGCTCGAAGTGAAGGTCGCGGAGGTGTCGAAGACGCTGATCAACCAGATGGGCTCGGCCGTCAATCTCCAGGGCGGCTTCGGCTCGTGGACGGGCGCGCTCGTGACGAGCCTCCTCACGGGCGTCGGCAACGGCATCGCGGTCAGCAAGTCGAACAAGCTGCCGTTGAACGGCTCGATCGACGCGCAGAACACCGACCAGCCGGTGAAGATCCTCGCCGAGCCGCGGCTCGTCACGATCAGCGGCCAGGAAGCGACGTTCCTCGCGGGCGGCAAGATCTTCATCCCCGTTCCGCAAAGCAGCGGCGTCGGCACGAGCACGATCACGCTGCAGCAAGAGGAATTCGGCGTCGGGCTGAAGTTCACGCCGACCGTGCTGTCGAACGGCCGCATCAACCTGAAGGTCGCGCCCGAGGTGTCGGAGCTGTCGCCGACGGGCGTCACGCTGTCGGCGGCGAACGTGGGCGGCGTGTCGATCCTGCCGCTCATCACGACGCGGCGCGCATCGACGACCGTGCAGATGAACGACGGCGAGACGTTCGCGATCGGCGGGCTCATCAAGGACAACGCGCAGGGCACGCTGAAGGCGCTGCCCGGCATCGGCGAGCTGCCGGTGCTCGGCGCGCTGTTCCGCAGCACGTCGTTCCAGCAGGACCGCACCGAGCTCGTGTTCATCATCACGCCGCATCTGGTGAAGCCGCTCGCTGCCGCCGACGTGCCGCTGCCGACCGACAGCTTCACGCAGCCGAACGAAGCCGACGTCTACGCGACGGGCAACATGGAAGGCCGCGGCGGACTGCGTCAGCACGGCGTGGCGCCGGGTGCCGCCGCTCCCGCGAACGCCGCTCCCGCGAACGCCGCGCCGACGAACGCGGCCCCGGCCGGTGCCGCGCCGGCGGCTGTCGCGCCCGCCGCGCCGGCCGCAGCCGCCGCGCCTGCGAAGGACGCGCCGGCGAGCCCCGCGCCCGAGCAGCATGCGCCGGCCGCCGCGCAAACGTCCGCGCCCGCGCCGCAGCCGGCGGCGCCCCCGCGCGCGTCGGCGACCGTGCAGGCGCCGCCGCCCGCGCTGCCGTCCGCGGTCGCGACCGCGCGGCGGCAAGGCTCGCGCGCCGCCGCGCCGGAGCCCGCGCCCACGGCGGTCACCGCGTCGCCCGTGCCAGCCGCATCGCCCGCGCCCGCCGCGCTCGCGGCACCGGCCGCGGCCGGCGCGACCGCGAAGCGCCAGGGCGCGCAGCCGCAGCAACAACTCGCCAATGCAGGCGCGATCGCGCCCGCCGTCGATCGCTGA
- a CDS encoding pilus assembly protein TadG-related protein has protein sequence MSRVTSSSGAALHGGRRRQRGVVSILVALMLAVLIGFVGLALDLGKLYVTRSELQNSADSCALAAARDLTGAINLSVPEAAGITAGHLNYALFEQFPVQLQTNASVTFTDSLSNPFQPKSAITSPSSIKYVKCMTSQTGIVNWFIQALDMVPGVTVANASVSATAIATIGAAQTTCAIPVFICKAGTQTNPPVAGATYNIGDWLSAKTGSPPSFGAGNFGWSALDGSNSASSIANELTGNYCALPATGSQVGTPGNKAATTNAYNTRFGIYANPYKDPSYGTPDFTGYAYDATTWPSQSNAYADFVSKRQTFTSYQGDLITGINTGGTYNPNYYAAGADRRLALAPEVDCSVLLSGHSAPVLSWDCVLMLDPMGSGGSAGPVHLEYRGSSSAPGSPCATQGTPGNGSSVGPQVPVLLQ, from the coding sequence ATGTCTCGCGTCACTTCTTCGTCAGGCGCCGCCCTTCACGGCGGGCGGCGCCGCCAGCGCGGCGTCGTGTCGATTCTCGTCGCGCTGATGCTCGCGGTGCTGATCGGCTTCGTCGGCCTCGCGCTGGATCTCGGCAAGCTCTACGTGACGCGCAGCGAACTGCAGAACAGCGCGGATTCGTGCGCGCTCGCCGCGGCGCGCGACCTGACGGGGGCAATCAATCTGTCCGTGCCGGAGGCGGCCGGCATCACCGCCGGCCACCTCAACTACGCGCTGTTCGAGCAGTTTCCGGTTCAGTTGCAGACGAACGCGAGCGTCACGTTCACCGATTCGCTCAGCAATCCGTTTCAGCCGAAAAGCGCGATCACCTCGCCGTCGTCGATCAAGTACGTGAAGTGCATGACGTCGCAAACGGGCATCGTCAACTGGTTCATCCAGGCGCTCGACATGGTGCCGGGCGTGACCGTCGCGAACGCGTCGGTGTCCGCGACGGCCATCGCAACCATCGGCGCCGCGCAGACCACCTGCGCGATTCCCGTGTTCATCTGCAAGGCAGGGACGCAGACGAACCCGCCCGTGGCTGGCGCGACGTACAACATCGGCGACTGGCTTTCCGCGAAGACGGGCTCGCCGCCATCGTTCGGCGCGGGCAATTTCGGCTGGTCGGCGCTCGACGGATCGAACAGCGCTTCGTCGATCGCCAACGAACTGACGGGCAATTACTGCGCGCTGCCCGCGACCGGCTCGCAGGTGGGCACGCCCGGCAACAAGGCGGCGACGACGAACGCGTACAACACCCGCTTCGGCATCTACGCGAATCCGTACAAGGACCCATCGTACGGCACGCCCGACTTCACCGGCTACGCATACGACGCGACCACATGGCCGTCGCAAAGCAACGCATACGCGGACTTCGTGAGCAAGCGCCAGACATTCACGAGCTATCAGGGCGACCTGATCACCGGCATCAACACGGGCGGCACGTACAACCCGAACTACTACGCGGCGGGCGCCGACCGGCGTCTCGCGCTCGCGCCCGAGGTCGACTGCTCGGTGCTGCTGAGCGGCCACAGCGCGCCCGTGCTGTCGTGGGATTGCGTGCTGATGCTCGACCCGATGGGCTCCGGCGGCAGTGCGGGGCCGGTGCATCTCGAATACCGCGGCTCGTCGTCGGCGCCCGGCAGCCCGTGCGCGACGCAAGGCACGCCCGGCAACGGCAGCTCGGTCGGCCCGCAGGTGCCCGTGCTGCTCCAATGA